GCGTTTTGCCGGTGAAGTGGACCTTCTGGAAGCCGACCTGGCGGACATGTCCGGCAAAATTGGCGGACGCAGCGCCCTTGCCGAAGCCAAAACCAGGATGGGAGAAACCGCCACGGATGCTGCCCGGAAACCAGAAGACGATGGCGCACATTGAACGCGGCCGTGAAGTGCTGCGGGTGGAAGCCGAAGCCGTGGCGCGTCTCGTGCACCGGCTCGATGAGCATTTTGCGCGGGCGGTGGACATCATTCTCGCCGGACGCGGGCATGTGGTCACCCTGGGCATGGGCAAAAGCGGTTTCGTGGCGCGCAAGACTTCGGCAACGCTGGCCAGTCTGGGGACACCTTCGTTCTTTCTGCATCCGGCCGAAGCCGCTCATGGCGACATCGGGCGCGTAACCGCCGAAGATGTCATCCTGGTGTTTTCACACAGCGGGGAAACCGAAGAAATCGTCCGGCTGCTGCCCAGCTTTCGGGACCTGGCGCTGCCGCTGATGGCCATTCTGGGACGGACGGACTCGACCATCGGGCGGGCGGCGCAGGTGGTACTGGAAACGGCCGTGGATGCCGAAGCCTGCCCGCTCAATCTGGCCCCGACGGCCTCGACGACAGCCGCCATGGCGCTCGGTGATGCGCTGGCGGTCGCCGTCGGTACGGCCCGGGGCTTTGCCGTCGAAGACTTTGCCCGGCGACATCCGGGCGGCAAGCTGGGACGCGAACTGCTGCGTGTCGCCGATGTCATGCACGTGGGGGCGGAGGTTCCGACCGTCCAGCCGACCACGCTGATGCCGGACATCATCCACGAAATTTCACGCAAAGGCTTTGGCATCACCACCGTCGTGGACAGCGAACGGCGGCTGCTCGGCGTCATTTCCGACGGCGATCTGCGGCGGCTGATGGAGCATCAGCCGGAAGCCTTCCTGCGGCTTACGGCGGCGGCGGCGCTGGAAGGGCGGCAGGCACGGCATCCACATCCGCGCACGGCGCGGGCAACCGACCGCGCCATGGCGGCGCTGCGGGCTATGGAAGCGTACCGTATCACCTCGCTGGTCGTTGTGGATGCCGGGCAGCACGTCGAAGGGCTGGTCCATCTCCACGATCTGTGGGGTGTTTTGTCGTCGGCCGGAGCGGAACCGCGCGTTTGACAGCCAGTTTGACAGCCGGGCCAGGGCTTTGCCAGAGTCGTCCCGTGCAGACCCTGAACTTTTCCCAGTTTCCGACGCCATTGCCATGCACATTGCCATCATCGGTACGGGTTACGTAGGTCTCGTCACGGGGGCCTGTTTTGCCGAGTTCGGCGTCAACGTCACCTGTGTGGACAAAGACGCCGCCAAGATTGCCATGCTCGAAGACGGGCGCGTGCCCATCTACGAGCCGGGGCTTGACGTGCTCATCGAAAAAAACCGCCGGGCCGGACGTATCCACTTCACAACCGACCTGAAGGCGGCCGTCCACCGGGCGCTCGTCGTGTTCATTGCCGTTGGCACACCGCCCAATCCAGACGGGAGTCCTGACCTGTCACAGGTGGAAGCCGTGGCCGCGCAGATTGCCGAAGCCCTTGACGGCTACAAGGTCATCGTCACCAAAAGCACCGTGCCGACCGGCACGGGGCAGGCGATTCGCCGGGTGATGGAGGAATGCTGCCCGGCCGGGGCGAGCTTCAGTGTCGCCTCCAACCCGGAATTCCTGCGTGAAGGCGATGCCATCAACGACTTCATGCGCCCGGAACGCATCGTCATTGGCTGCGAAGACCCGCAGGCCAACGCCATTCTCCGCGACCTCTACGCTCCGCTCATTCAAACCGGCGTGCCTTTGGTGGCGACGACCGTGGAAACGGCAGAACTCATCAAGTATGCGTCGAATGCGTTTCTGGCGGTGAAGATTTCCTTCATCAACGACTTGGCGCTGCTGTGCGACCGCCTTGGCTGCGATGTGCTCGATGTGGCCCGTGGCATGGGGCTGGACAGCCGGATTGGCAGCAAGTTTCTGTCGCCGGGGCCGGGCTACGGCGGCTCCTGCTTTCCCAAAGACACCCAAGCGCTGGCCCACCTGGCGCGCAGTCAACAGCATCGGCTGCGCATCGTCGAGGCCGGCATTGCCGTCAATGACGACATGCACGAGGCCATGCTGGGCAAAATCAAAACGCTGCTGGGCGAACCCTACACCGACAAGGTGGCCGGCATGCTGGGGCTGACCTTCAAGCCCGAAACCAGCGATCTGCGTGAATCACCTGCGGTGGCCATCGGGGCGGCCATCCGCCGGCTGGGCGTCACCCTGCGGGCCAGCGACCCGGTGGCGATTCCAGAAGCCGCGACGTTGCTGCCCGATGTGACGTTCTGTGAAGACCCCTACGAAACAGCCGCCGGCTGCGACCTGCTCATCATCGCCACGGAGTGGAATCTGTACCGCCGGCTCGACTTGGAGCGGCTGCGCGAGGTGATGCGCACACCGGCGATTGCCGACCTGCGGAACGTCTGTGACCCGATGCAGGCGCGGCGCGCCGGCTTCCGTTACCTGGGCGTCGGGCGACGCTGACGCAAACGGGCGGCCACGGCTTCCCCGCCACGGCCGCCACGCTTTCAAGCGCCACACGCTCAAGCCGTTTGACTGGCCCCCGGCGGCACGACCAGCACCGGGCAGGGCAACTCCCGAATCACCCGCTCGACGTGGTGGCCAAGCGGCTGGCCGGATTTGCGGTCGCCACAGCCCATGACGATGAGATCGGCTTCGATTTCGTGGGCCAGTTTCAGGGTGACTTCATAAGCCCGTCCATCACATAACCGGGACTCAACATTGACGCCGGCGGCCGCCGCTTCG
This window of the Chloracidobacterium sp. N genome carries:
- a CDS encoding UDP-glucose/GDP-mannose dehydrogenase family protein; this encodes MHIAIIGTGYVGLVTGACFAEFGVNVTCVDKDAAKIAMLEDGRVPIYEPGLDVLIEKNRRAGRIHFTTDLKAAVHRALVVFIAVGTPPNPDGSPDLSQVEAVAAQIAEALDGYKVIVTKSTVPTGTGQAIRRVMEECCPAGASFSVASNPEFLREGDAINDFMRPERIVIGCEDPQANAILRDLYAPLIQTGVPLVATTVETAELIKYASNAFLAVKISFINDLALLCDRLGCDVLDVARGMGLDSRIGSKFLSPGPGYGGSCFPKDTQALAHLARSQQHRLRIVEAGIAVNDDMHEAMLGKIKTLLGEPYTDKVAGMLGLTFKPETSDLRESPAVAIGAAIRRLGVTLRASDPVAIPEAATLLPDVTFCEDPYETAAGCDLLIIATEWNLYRRLDLERLREVMRTPAIADLRNVCDPMQARRAGFRYLGVGRR
- a CDS encoding SIS domain-containing protein; its protein translation is MAHIERGREVLRVEAEAVARLVHRLDEHFARAVDIILAGRGHVVTLGMGKSGFVARKTSATLASLGTPSFFLHPAEAAHGDIGRVTAEDVILVFSHSGETEEIVRLLPSFRDLALPLMAILGRTDSTIGRAAQVVLETAVDAEACPLNLAPTASTTAAMALGDALAVAVGTARGFAVEDFARRHPGGKLGRELLRVADVMHVGAEVPTVQPTTLMPDIIHEISRKGFGITTVVDSERRLLGVISDGDLRRLMEHQPEAFLRLTAAAALEGRQARHPHPRTARATDRAMAALRAMEAYRITSLVVVDAGQHVEGLVHLHDLWGVLSSAGAEPRV